Below is a genomic region from Caretta caretta isolate rCarCar2 chromosome 18, rCarCar1.hap1, whole genome shotgun sequence.
CGCTTACAACTGGATACAGTTTTTTCCCTTTAAGTCCCCGAAAAGCAACACCCATGTATTGCCCATCTACAATGAAGCTCAAGGTCCCATCATCCATGTCCAGGACCACCAGGAAAGAGTCCGGCACAATGAAAGTCTCATCCGGTTCTAAGAAGGCAGGGTAGGTTTTACTCGGCTGGTTCTTGCCATCGTGGTATAATCTGTTCCGCCCAAGGTCCCAGCCCCAGGATTCATGGTTATTTCCTATCAGGGTCGTGTACCCTACAGAATGCAAGGGCGCGTCTGCCGTAGCCACTCCTACCACAGCATGCGTGCCCCGCTGCCTCATGGCCCACGTGATCTGCCACACATGCAGTCCCCTCGTATATCCAACTTTGCCTCGGATGGCATCTGTGCTCTGAGCCACCGGATGCCGGTGAAATATTAGTTTGTCGTCCTCTTTCACAAAGACATTCAGCGAGCGGTCATCGTTGTTCCACGAGTGCAGTAGCTGGACCTCGTATGAGACCGGAGGCATATCCAATAGCAAGTCCAGGCGCGTGGGCTTGCAGTAGTCGAGCCCCTGGAGCTCCTGCTTGAGGGGCCTGTATGCAGGGTCTCTCATATCCACAGTCTTTATCCCGCCAGTGACCTTCTGACCCATCTTGTGTTTTGAATTCAGGTATTTAGAGACTCCCAGGGCAAGCTCATCAATTACCCTCCGGCTGTCATTCAGTCCTGCAGAAGAGATTGCTAGGAGACCTTAACAAGATGTGCACTGGTCAGTATTGCctaagaaaaagaaggaaaagaaaaacaaaaggaggagagTTAAACATTAGCACAACCTGTAAACAAAATTTCCAGCACCCGGTTGTCTGGGCAAACAGACCAAAGGTCACACCTAAGGGGACTCACATGCACCCTGCACAGACAGAGACAGGACCACCACACACTGGAAGGTGCAGCATGTTCTAGAGGGAGCCTTTAAGTTCTGTCTACGCTGCAGGAgtaggtgtgactgcagcatacACTGacctacctgagctagctttcatctagctagcGAGAGCACCAACAGCAGGGAAGTCACTGCAGCACGGAGGCTTAAGCCTGTCTGGGACCCTGGGTACTTACCCAGGCAGTGAGCCAATGCTGAAGtctttgctgctgcagcttcaccacTATTAGGACTTGCACTAGCTGAATTAAAGCTCTCTCAGGTCGGTCTCCACATGATGCAATttcacctctgactgcagtgtggacataccataAGGGCTGGGAGTTTGCCAGGCAATTCACGTGGGTGAAGTTTAAATATTTCCAGCTTCCTTATTAAGCACACCCAGCCTCCCACGAGCTACAAGGACGAGACAACTCTATGTACTGTGATGTACAATGCATAGAGAAACCCAGACTTTGGCCTTTTGTGGACGTCATTAAaaacactgacaggtttcagagtagcagccgtgttagtctgtatttgcaaaaagaaaaaggagtgcttgtggcaccttacagactaaccaatttatttggtaatagctcatcttctgtgatcactctcttgttacagtgtgtatggtaacacccattgtttcatgttctctatgtatatatatctccccattgtattttccactgaatgcatccgattaagtgggctgtagctcacgaaagcttatgctcaaataaattggttagtctctaaggtgccacaagtcctccttttctattaaaAACACTGAAGCTGTGGTTTTCCCTTGGGTTACAAGGACTGGACCACCCTGTTGTCACTGGGCCATGATAAAGCTTTTAGACACAGAGCTTCTCTAATACGCTGCCTCCCCATAGGTATCCCCTGCATTTAATCCCCAGTCACTCCTGCTAAGTACTCCATTGTATGCTGCATACATCGGCACAAGAGTTACAGCTTGATACAAGGTACTGGCAGAGATTAAGAAATTCCTTGATGGCCCTGAACAGGCCATTGAGTTGTAGCAGATACACCTTTTAGCAAGCATAGCCTTGCTTCATCTCAGCCCCAACCGATACTCTCATGGATGCAAGCTGCACGAGACACTCCAGCCACTGCCAGGACCATCCACCTGTGTGTATCTTTCCAGATACTTATAAAGGCCCTGGAATTACATTCCAGCTGGACAACAGTCAAAGCAATCTCTACAGTTGCCCAGAAAGGAGCcaacacacacaaagcatttaACATTCTGCAAAGAAAAATCCCTGAACAGCCCCAGACAACTACTGCAGCTATTTGAGCCCTTGTAGCAAAGCGATTCCCAGAGGTATGCCCAAGTTCAGTTGCGTTTAGTGCCTAGAAGGAGCTTGCTTTCATCTTGCAGGGTGAGACTGCTTTGGTGGGAGAACTGAGCTTGCTTATTTGGACTTGGTTACTGAAGCTTCAAGGCAAGGTCCAAGGATTACTGCAAGTTCGGTATTTAGATTGTTCTTAGCAGCACAAGCCTCCTGTATCCCGACCCCTTGGTCTTATTTCGCAATAGATAAGACAGAACCAACCTCCAGACAGAGGCAGTTGCCACTAAATAATAAAGGTGGCTGAAGACTCTATCCCAGTCTGCAAAGAGGTCTAGCACTTGCTGGGATATTACAGGGCTGGCTGGCCGAGCCTGCTGTCTATGCTATCCTGCAGGAGTTTCGCACTttgcgtcccacttgctggttcAGTAAGGGTTGAGAGCACAGCAGAGGAAGCACTCGCTCATGTGaggtggggaagtgacttgcacgGATTTCCCTGGAGTAGCTATAGCCGGCCAAGGGCGCCGGATCCAGCCTTCCTTGGCTGGCTGCCGTGGGTGacaaggctctggggtgggagggaatcctCTGGGCTCTAAGCACCCTCTGGAGAAAAGATTACACAATGCAAATACACAGGCCAGGTTGGCTCGTTGCTCTGGTACAGCCTCGAATAGCTTTTCCTTCCTCAGCTCCACTCTGAAACGTGGCTCCTGAAAAAGCTTTAAACATAGCTTTATTGCTCTTGGGAAGTAGCCATTTCAGTGATCAAACAAGGGAGAGGGCCAGGCAGTAAGGGAAAGCCCCAGATGGCGACAAACTGTTCACTGAACAGCGGGCAGAGTTTGAGAGCGTACCCTCCTCTGGGACAGGTCTGGAGAGGGATCTGTCCCCTGGGCCCCTGGCACTTCCCTAGTCCGACCCCTCAATACTGTGAAGTACCTTGGAAGCGTCCGGATTTTGCAGAGCTGAAGGAGCAGGCAAACAGGCTCGGCCCAGCCTCAGGAGGCCCACATTCCAGCAACGCTTGGCAGCAGAGCTCCCATTGAGTTACTGGAATCCAGACAGCAGTTACAAAAACCCTCCTTGTACGTTTAGTCTCAAATTCTCTGCATCACTGGGGCAGCTGCTCTTCCCAGGGAGACAGAAGCAGACTCCGAGTCCAGAGAAAGGAGCAGGATTCTTTGCACAGCTTCAGTTTCCTTCCAAGCTTCAGACAGACTCATTTCGAGAGGAGCCAATCTGCTTAGAGACCAGCCACCTTCATGCACTGTTCTGTGGCCTTGTGTCCACCCAAGCAAATCTGCTCTAACTCAGCTACACAAGCAACCCTCTGTTTATGAGCCGCCAAGGCAGGGGCAGCTattaggaaaataaaaatataggaaGGGAGGGAACCAGCTTTCtaagaaaaaaaagtgttgttttAACGTTTCCTGGAGTGAGGCAATCACCCAGAATTCCTGCCAGCTACAGTCACAACGGTTACTCATGACCAGGATCTCATCTGGCATGGAAAAATCACGGTGCATGAATCAGATCTTGTATAAAAAATATAGATATAAGGTTACCGGACATAAGCGGCAGCATTTCAGTTAGAGGCAATAGGGGGAGGCTGTAATGTGCATCAGCATCACCATGGACAGACTGATCAGCTTCCCCTAAGCTTTATGCTAACAAAGTTGCTGAGACTACTCTGCTATTTTAGGTGCCTGTGGTCCAGgggttgctgcagttctgtggctATTTTGCCTAGTGTgctaaaccacacacacacagtttgtcaaGTTTTCTGAGACTAACCAAAGTTCCATCTCCAAGAAGTTAGCACCATAGCAGGACAGCTGGCATAGTACATTGGCCATGAAGATCTTACACATTCTCTTCTGCCTTGGACCGGTGAGCTGACTGTCAGACTCTTGGAGGTGTGCGCTTGGGGAACAAACCACTCCCAACCAAGCCTGCCCTAGTTTGTTAGACAGCGATGGAAGAAAAACCAGCTGCCTCGGAGAATGGTTTCCGCCTTTAGATGCGCAACCCGTTTTCTGCTACGGTTTTGCACCGGCCACACGCTTCACCATTTAAGAGACAGTGTCAATGAAACAACAAGACCTATCCTACATCTCAAGTACTATATTGGGCTCTCTTCAGGGACCTCTGCTCTATGGGGCAGAAGTGCTTTAACAAACTCCAGTCCTGTAGACCAGGGTTGATAACATTGGTAATAAAAACTTGAAATGGAGGATAATTACTATAAAAGTCAATCATCCAGTATTATCCACAGGGGGACCCAAAGACAAGCTAGGGAACTTGCAAGGACGGCTTAAATCACACTCCAGCATTTGCTGACTGGCTAAGCATAAAAGTCATCAACTAATTGCAGAACAAATTTTAGTGATGTTCCCCTTTCTTTGGCTCAATGCTTCTCTTTAAAAGATGTGCCTCATTCTTCCCAGGAATCTCATTTTGATTTGTTGAAAGCACTCCCCGAATAGGTCCGGAAGTTTCACAACAATTTATGCAAGGTCCGAGAACAAAGTCAAACTACTACACTCCAGACAGGCTATGAGGAACCCCACAGATTCATAGACATGCCCCACCCTCTCCATCCTTCAACCCACTGTGCTCTCTGGTCATGAGCTGTGCAGTGCACGATACATATTAAACCTGGGCCGTCTGAACAACCAGGAGGAGAAGTTCTCAGGAAGAGAGGCTCTCACCCAAGAGGTCCTCCCGCCAGCTCTCCTTGCGCTGTCTAAAGCCAGAGGACTGCTCAAATGGCAGTGTTATCATACAGACAGGTCCTTTCAGGTAGTCACATTCCAAACCACAGGGGGCTTTAAAAAGGTCAAATCCTAAGACAAACTCCCCCCAAAAGCTAAGTGGGAGGCAGTGCAAGTCTGCAGAGCATCAGCGTGCGTGGGCTCTACACAAAGCAAGGAC
It encodes:
- the SPSB1 gene encoding SPRY domain-containing SOCS box protein 1; the protein is MGQKVTGGIKTVDMRDPAYRPLKQELQGLDYCKPTRLDLLLDMPPVSYEVQLLHSWNNDDRSLNVFVKEDDKLIFHRHPVAQSTDAIRGKVGYTRGLHVWQITWAMRQRGTHAVVGVATADAPLHSVGYTTLIGNNHESWGWDLGRNRLYHDGKNQPSKTYPAFLEPDETFIVPDSFLVVLDMDDGTLSFIVDGQYMGVAFRGLKGKKLYPVVSAVWGHCEIRMRYLNGLDPEPLPLMDLCRRSVRLALGKDRLSEIQALPLPASLKSYLLYQ